acctgctctccatccaccagtCAGCACCTGGCAGTAAATCTACCTGGTacttctcaccagtcttcgcgAGGTCGTCCGTGTACTCAGAGTCTCTTCATTTGtatttcctcttcctctaaaAGATTATATTTAATCATTAATGTATTTCATTGGTCCATAATGCGGGATTTCTTTAgctatattatacatttttatttagcatttatcatTGCTAATTCCTGATCTTGAACTTGAAATGGTAAATGGGCTGTACTTGTGTAGCgactttctagtctttccgactactcaaagcgcttcacactaagTAAACTCTTTGGTATCAGTATTTAAGAACCGCCAAACATCTATAACTGAAAGATGatcacaaataaatgcagtacttCTGAATCTTGAGTGCTGGACAGTTCCTGCAGGTACTCGATCTATAAGATCATCTGGAGCATCATTATAATCTCCTCCAATGACCATGTGTGCTtccttaaatttgtttttgagtgcTTCTAGTTTCATACAAAGTTGCATAAACATTATCTTTGCTTGAGTTGTGTTATGGCTATATAAATtacaaactataaaaaaaagttttatctcATTTGAAAACCAGGATTATCCATCGACCCTCATCTGAAGTGTCTGACTCAACAATGTCTCCTGTAAACTTGTTAAGGAGGACAGCGACACCTGCTGAATGTTGAGAGGCATGACAAAAATTATATTGGTCACCTCATTGTGCTTTCCAAAACTTCATATCACTGTCACCTGAATGAGTCTCTTGAAAAAATATTAAGTCAGTATTTTTGATCTAGAGAACATAAGAACTGATTTCCTTTTAGTACTGTCATGGATACCTCTGGCATTAAGAGATATTATCTTTAAGGAACTATAATTTAAGTCTggcataaagaaagaaaaatgacatgaaCTGGATGTCTGTTGAAGACAACTATGAACTTAAGGCTCTGAGATTTAAACTGTTCCTAAAAATCCTTAGGATCTCTCTCGTTTTCTAACCAATGAAGTGAACATATGgcttatttgaaaatgaaaataaaaagtaaaccaCTCAAAATGTAGGTTACACAGTAAACCTAAAGTAGTTGAATCACCTTATGCAGTAAATCTCACACAGTCAATAATGGCAACAGCGCCCTGCCATGTGGTCGTCTTTCCCCGCTTCACAAAGGGCCAAAGTTTATTTCCGCACTGTCTAAGTAAGTTAGATCCTCCGCCATCCGCAGATTCTTTTCTTCGTGACATCAGCGTTGAGGAAGCCCTCCATACTTTGTGCCTGAAGGTGAGCGTGGTAAGCTGCATAATGATAGGGCACAGGGGCGTTTGTGAGATTTGAGGACATTCGGGGCTAAGCCGGAGCTCTGTAGAGGGGTCCGGGGTATCCTCcctgtcatttttgtttttaataaacaagctctattttgatgctttttaatGCGCTCTGgtacctttttatttatattcaaagTACACAACTTaatctttgaaaaattaaaatgtgttcctCAAAAACTGTTGTTTAACTTTCCAGATTAATTATGAATTGTGATCACGAAAATGAATCGCCAACAAATAACTGATAATCATGTAAGTCATCTTTTAGGcaagaaaaactccaaaattcattggtttcagcttctcaaactgaatatttggaatttgaatatgtcagcttgggaaattatgatgggcatttttcactattttcagacattatatagaccaaatgaaatgattttgtACTTATGGCgccatttatttatatatattaattctATATGATTGCTCTTTTAGTAAATGTAACTAgtagaggaaaaaaatacaatataaagtatatttCCTCTAAatgagtgaaaaataaaatggatgaaatgacagTCTGGAGTGATGAACTTGgtaataatgtttttacagaATGTCTAAGATACatgggttttatttgtccaagcAGTGAGAACATTTAAAATCGAATTTGAAATTTAGCTTCTACTTTGCATCCAGATCAGTGACAGTAAATGTCCATGTGGTTCACTTCGTGGGGCGCAGGCCTTAGAGGGATTATTTTCTAAATCACCCACAACAGTGGAATAATTCAAATcaagttaaaaacaaagatCAGGCTGCTGTTGGGAGAAGATGTCGTCATTTGGAACTGACCAACTACATCCAACAAATGTTACCATCTGATTGGACCTTTTGATTGTAGCTTGTGTTTATTGGTATTAGAGTCCATTACAGTCCACACCTGCatattaatttataattttagAATTTAAAGAACCAAatcattttatctattttaaaggaaaacacacaggcTTGCtgctttttaagttttaagacaTATTTACGACAAGCTGAAGTTGGACATACGGGAGTGAACGATATGTGCAATAAGTATGTATTATGTTGTGGTTCCATTTTAACTTTTGAATTCCTATAAAACGTATTTTTACttcatcatttttaataaaagttcaTAATTCAGGGTCAACTTTGGACAAAAGTTTTTCATGTCGGTCTCATTACCATACCACTCCCTTTGCACTGCGCTCATTCCCACCACTACAACAAGGCTTTGCACTATAACTTGCATATTACGGTGATAttgcatatattgtatattctgttttgtatgatttgtgtgtatatgtgtatccATATATATGAGATGTGTGtgaatatttataaatgttgtAAATCTCGACACAGTGATGTATGATGACATGTAAGTGCATATCTTTGTATCAAATATGATGTTACGTATTTCGAACAGCAGGCTTCACTCATTAGTTATATGTAAATGTCGTGGAAACTGAAAAATCAGTTCTCGTCTAGTGCGGGTGAGAGTTGGTACTCAAATACCAGATGAAACAATATTCAGATTCTCAGTCAATCTTTATTGCTTGCAAGCAAGAGCCATCATCAGCATTACACAGATATGAGGAGAGGCAGTCCCTCCTCGGTTCTTCTAGTACTTTGAGATAACATTAACTGGAGCCAACAACAAGAGGATGTTGCTCAAGGTGTTATTCGACCTTTCTTTACTTGGTCAAGACATTGTTCTTCTCTTAGCCTTCGTACCTCACAACATCTCAAACATCTGCCACCTGCACCTACTCCTTAAACTGCTCCACACATACATCCCGTTGTTGTACAGATATATTATCAACATTCAGAGCACATGTACACAGGAAGAGGTTTCAACCCCCCCTCCAGGCTAAACTCTTTTATAATGAGTTTACTTGTATTTAGTTTCCCAACAACTTAAGCACTGTAATATCATGGTGGATATATAAGACACATCTACTCATGCTAGCAAAAGCTGAATTAgattggaaaaaaacatgattataaCAGGAATTTCCCTCACATACAGTCTGAGATCAGTaattcaatatttaatatttgaattttatcTCGTAAATTTAATTAGATTATTTCAGAATAGATTCAACTTTCTTGTCAATGAGCAAGTTCAGGTACATAGCCAACGAAATGCAGTTAGCATCTGACCAGAAGTGCAAAACCAAGGTAACCCCACTGAGCCTCTcgtaaaaaggaaacatttggaAACATCCAACCTGTCTAAGGTTGTCGTAAGCTGTTGTATTGTTCCCCTCAAGTGTTGGACAGAACCAACAATAAAACGGccattttgatttagtttccCCTGTGGATGGTGAAAAGGGAAAGGCCACAGGCTATGTAATATCAAATGGGTTTTGGGGAAGATGACACAATTTTAGCACGATTTTGGCCAAATTGCCTAATAGTACATGTGATATCGCGTGTACAAAACTGACATGTGGACCTGAGGGTTGTATGAGAGGAAAGCTCATGCAGTGTCCAAAATGAATGGGGTTGATCCTCTGTGGACCATTACATTTGGATGTTTCTTGTCACATGACATGAAACAGTAAATGAAACAGTCAAGACTCATTGGTCTAATGTTTTAATGATATATTTCATTTGTCCTGGCATCTGTTTTaatctaaatttaaattttaatggtAATATAGTAGATGCATCATTGATCTCAGGTTTTTGGAATCATCCTTCTGGAGTCATCGAAATCTCACAGTTGAGTGACCAGAAAACCACTGAAGGAGGTAGTGCTGCCGGCTGCCCAAACACGAGAATTTGCAGGCAGACGCACAGACACCTCTTCTCCTGCTTTCAGGTGCAGGAATGCTGCGTTTCCTGCATTATTATCTGTGTCAGAGCCTGCACTGTCATCAGATGTCGTGACAATGACGTTGTTGCTCTTGATCAGTGACAGCGCTGATTTACGTGCTCCTCCAGCATGATAGAAGaaggtaaaataataaacagctgCATAAGGTGCAACAAAGATACCTGTGGAAACAAAAGCGTATTTAAGACTATCAAATTTAGAGGTTTctgaaaagctttaaaatgaGTGGATCAAATTGAAAGTAATCTCTTTGATCTCTTTTAAGTAATGTTTATCATCACTACACGTTAGGAGTGTAACTGAATGCAATTATTTAGTCACACCCCTATAATAATTACGCATGCGCTCTGAACGGATACGAAAAATGAATTCAGTTACATGGTTAAAatattagattattttgttagcaaaataaatggtaatggtaatgaaaacaatttaatgcagaaaatgaagcagACTTGACAATGTCTAACAACTTCCGGCATAAACCACGCCAACTTCCGGTTCAATccaaatacagatatttttgtgacagacagatacagatagTAGCGTTCCCCCCCACTACACAAAACAGAGACTACTCTCGAGCATCAACTATTAACATCATGTAGAAAATCTTAAAGTTTGAATTGATATGTTAGATAGTTCTGTAACATTCTGCCTGCATTACGATCAAAGACATATCAAACAGTGCATATTAATATGGTTAAATGAATAACTCCGTAAACTGTATCCACAAATAGAAAATATGCTGTTTTCTGAAac
This sequence is a window from Siniperca chuatsi isolate FFG_IHB_CAS linkage group LG22, ASM2008510v1, whole genome shotgun sequence. Protein-coding genes within it:
- the LOC122870695 gene encoding complement C1q-like protein 4; the encoded protein is MFTAVADHGGEYGPFSTDRTLIFNRVITNNGDAYNSTSGIFVAPYAAVYYFTFFYHAGGARKSALSLIKSNNVIVTTSDDSAGSDTDNNAGNAAFLHLKAGEEVSVRLPANSRVWAAGSTTSFSGFLVTQL